DNA sequence from the Coffea eugenioides isolate CCC68of chromosome 9, Ceug_1.0, whole genome shotgun sequence genome:
TTCGAACACTTCCCttgccctttttctcttttaagttGTAAGGTACAAAGCACATCTCgaaacccccaaaaaaaaatggtttgtcTAATGTTTGCCCATAAGACActcattaaaatatatttcaaatgttatatttttaaagacATAAGATtaattagtaaaaataaataaatacaagaaatgataaataaaattaaataaaaatatacaaatataaaaaagaataataattattagtatgtgtGAATATACGGTAGAATAGGTGAGTACTGCCAAAAAAAAGGACATCTTATACTAAAATTTGTTTATTGGACAAAATCATGGAAGATGATGTATGGAAAGGGTGGCCTGTTATCTTAGATAATATACGAGACAAAATACTGAGAGAGAGCACATGAGCCACGTGAAATGCAAAGATCGCCAAAGTTTTAGTGCGGAATCTTCAAGGAACGAAGGGCGCTATATGATTGCAGGAGTATTATATCATTCCTGTATGGCATTTTCCACAACCGGCCACTGTTAGTTTCAACAATTGTACGCCAAATGGTTCTTATTAACTCTTCCTAAATAGCCAACTAGTCTTAGCCAAATTGGACACAAAAAGGATTTAAAATCTTTCTTTGAATTGTAAGTTGAGAGTTCCGATCTCGTGTCatatagttaaaaaaaaatttaaagagtGTGTCAGAGCACCTCTTTAATTTAGATGGATTTGTCTTCTCTCTAACCTCTAATGTTGCTGATTGACCTAAAGTATTGTCTGGATTGCAGATTTTTAAggaaaatttttatgtttttttataaatatatttttaaatcatatttttatttcaaatatatatatattttttaaaaaaatcctgCAAATAATAACAATTCAAACAGGACTTGAGATCTTTTGGCTCGCAATCTTGTATCTCCAGTTTATGATTGGAAAAATAACTTGAATTCCCAAACTTTTTGAACCAATTGATAACAACTTTACAAGGACAATTAAAGGCACAAATCTTACTCAAAACCTGAAAATCAGCAGACATAATGACATTAATAAAGTAATCAACTAACTAATCACCCAACCATAAATGCACCAAAGCTCAAAACACATCCACCAATCCACCCAACAAACCTAAATTTGGTAACCCAATCCATTCTTCAAAACTCAAGTAATAAAACCCTCAACTCCAAACTctcaaaaacatcaaaatcactcACTAAATGCAACAATAATCTTCATATCATTTGTTGTTTTTCTCTTAAAATTGCTCCATCTCAAATCTTAaatctccccccccccccctcccccacaccccccaccaaaacaaaaaaaataggtcTTGTGTAGTACAGCCCTACCAAAACCATGCAGTACAAATCCCTAAACCGTGAATTCGTTCATCTCCAAGCCCTTTTTCGTCCATCCATAAAATTTCTCTCTCCTTTTACTTGAACTTACAAATTCGTTGTCTCTCCCAATTCGCCTCTCCCGTTCTCCCTCCACCCACAGTTTTTACATTCTCTCTCTCTACTGAAAAATTGTatctgtatatatatatatatatacagatATACAACtatttaacatatatatataatataatattctcttttttccttgcTTTTATTTTCTGGAATATATATGGCGCCGGGTACGAGGGACCTACAGCTAACGGCGGCGAGAGCAGCGTCGACGGAGGATGACGCCGGGGCCGGGGAGGAGGTGAGGCTGCTGGAAGAATATTTGGAGGAGGAAGTTATTAATTCCTCGAAAATACCGGCGAATTTGAGGAGAATTCAGGTGAGAGTTACGGGGATGACTTGTGCTGCTTGCTCCAATTCCGTTGAAGCTGCTCTTTCTGGACTGGACGGCGTTGCTAAAGCCTCTGTTGCCTTACTTCAGAATAAAGCTGACGTCGTCTTTGATCCTAGCTTGGTCAAGGTGAAGTCTTCATTCTTTCGTGACTTTTCTTTTGAgtgctttgaaaatttttttctgtTAATTTCAGTGAAATCGTGGttgatttgttgaattttagCTGGAATTAATAGGATACTTCATACTAGCTTGTTTGGATCTTTGAAGTAAAATTTTGAGACTTGGAACATGATAGAAGTTGCTCCTCCATTTTTTACTTCCTATAGAAATTTTAAACTTTCTGCTGATCTTCCCttgcatctttttttttcccatttttggaGTGTTAACTATGGTAGTTATTTTGAAGAAGTGTGCAAacagaaatttatttttccttttagtttttATTGATTGTAAATGACTGATTCGAAGTGTAGTAGGAAAAGTTAAGTCTGCAAATGAAAATGGAAAGGATAGAACGGATGAAGCTTTCACTATGTCTTAAAGGTTTTGGCTTTGCATTTCGGAAGAGGTTATCATGTAGTTCAAAAAGTGTCAATATGTTCATCATTAAACATAATGCCAAGTGATTAATCTACTTAAATGTGGAATTTTATCATGGAATCACCATTGGCAATATTAAACCCTTAGAATTGCagtgagatttttttttcttgtacgATTCTCTAGCTTGGCTGCACTACCTGGAAGAATTGTTTGATTGGTGCTTATATAGCTTGGCTGCAATACGTGGAGCGATTGCATGATTGCTGGTTGAAACAACACCTTATTGCTGGTAATGATATTAATAGTTTGAACTGTCATTCTGCTTTTAGGATGTAAAAAGCATCAAAAGTGTAGTTAATTTAGCTATAGATGTTGTTTATCAATTTTGTATTGGTATGGAACTCTGTCTTTGTATCTAGGTGGAAGTATATTTACCATTGGCCAGATTTGTTGGTCTCAGTTCTTTGGATCCTTTACCATCCCCATATATTTTGCTTAGCTCGTTACTTGCCCTAATATTGGTTAATGTAAAACTGCTCAAGTAGCATTAAAATCATTGGAACCTGGGTTCTCATTTTCTTCCAGGATGAAGACATTAAAAATGCTGTAGAAGATGCTGGTTTTGAGGCTGAAATTATTCCTGAACCAAGTACTTCCCATGCAAAGCCAAATGGGACATTAACAGGGCAATTTACAATTGGAGGTATGACATGTGCAGCCTGTGTAAATTCTGTTGAGGGTATATTAAGAACACTTCCAGGGGTTAAAAGGGCAGTAGTTGCTTTGGCAACTTCTCTTGGAGAGGTGGAATATGATCCGACCATAGTCAGTAAGGATGATATAGTCAATGCTATTGAAGATGCTGGCTTTGAGGCTTCATTTGTACAGAGCTATGAGCAAGATAAAATCATACTTGGCGTTCTAGGTGTATCAAGTGAGCTGGATGTACAACAATTAGAAGAAATACTTTGTAATTTGAAGGGAGTGAGACAGTTCCATTTTGACCGGATATTGAAAGAAGTAGAGATCGTATTTGATCCTGAGGTCCTCGGTTCAAGATCATTGGTTGATGCAATTGAAGGAGAAAGCAGTGCGAAACTAAAGTTAGTTGTCAAGAACCCTTACACAAGAATGGCATCAAAAGATCTACAAGAATCATCAGATATGCTTAAGCTTTTTGCTGCTAGCTTCTTTCTCAGTGTGAGTTGGCTCCTTAACCTGTTTTTCACCTTTTAACATTGCTGGGAGTATGAAAATTAATGCTTGGGCTTTACAACAGTATATATTATAGTATGCTGAATCAGTTACTTATTGGTTCTTTAATCTTTAATTTTGTAATGTATTTTGAGTTTGAGGGATACTGGAATGGTGGTAATGTAAACTTGTGGGTTATGCTAAGGATCTGTTAAGCTAGAATAGTTTTGAAGAGAGTGTACTTCAATTATGTTTCATACAAGCATACACCTTTGacagaaaattatttttgttgcTGAGATTCAGTTGCTATTTTGTTTGTAGGTAGAGTGGCTAATAGATTTTGTTATGTTACAGAACACTTAAATCACGCTACACCAATGATCTATTGTGCTCAAGAACTGGCTTTTTGAGTATAGACTATTGAAGTTAGAGACATTTTCCTCTTTTAGCAACTTCAGATTATTTTCTATGTAAGCTATCTATGTACTTTTAACATATCTTGAAACATGATGGAGGGTTTTCATCATTACAGAGAAAAGTGCAACTTTGTGGCTACTTCCATTGTGTGCTAAATAGTTTTTGTATGTTTTGCATGCACACCTTCGCTTCCAGCAGTCATTTGGTTAACTCTTTGTCAATTGTACCAGGTTCCTGTTATTTTCATGCGATTAGTTTGTCCTCATATTCCAATCTTGTATTCTCTACTACTTCGACGATGTGGCCCCTTCCAAATGGGTGATTGGCTGAAGTGGGCTTTGGTAACTATTGTTCAGTTTGTTATTGGTAAGCGCTTCTATGTTGCTGCTGGCAGAGCACTCCGAAATGGATCAACAAACATGGATGTCTTGGTTGCATTAGGAACTTCAGCTTCATACTTTTACTCTGTATATGCACTATTATACGGTGCAGTGACTGGGTTTTGGTCTCCCACTTACTTTGAAACAAGTGCCATGCTGATAACCTTCGTCCTTCTGGGCAAGTACTTAGAGACTGTCGCAAAGGGAAAGACCTCAGATGCTATCAAAAAGCTGGTGGAACTCGCACCAGCAACGGCTACATTGCTTCTTAAAGATAAAGGTACATTGTTGTAAATGCAATACGCAAACTTTGTAGGGGCGAATTTTTTGCTATATGcttgaaattgcattttttttttaatagacaAAAGATTGATGTAATAATTTCCACTAAGTGGGGAAGATGAACAGCTGATAAGTATATAATACTTTCTTTCTCAGAGGGAAAGATTGTAGGAGAAAGACAGATTGATGCTTTGCTTATACAGCCTGGTGATGTATTAAAAGTACTTCCTGGTGCAAAGGTTCCCGTTGATGGTGTGGTTGCATGGGGTTCAAGCCATGTCAACGAGAGTATGGTTACGGGTGAATCTGCTTCTGTTTTCAAAGAAGTGAATTCATCAGTCATTGGAGGTACAATAAACTTGCATGGTTTGCTTCACATACGGGCCATGAAAGTAGGATCTAACACTGTCTTGAGCCAGATTATATCTCTGGTTGAGACTGCACAGATGTCAAAAGCTCCCATTCAAAAATTTGCTGACTACGTAAGTATCATCCTTTCCATTCAATCTCGTTTTGCTTTATGTTTCCTGGCTTCTGGTTTCTGTGGGTTTAATTCTTTGAATGTGTTTGCCTTTGCACATCTGCCCttattttttgtatattaatATTGATTTGAAATGCCCAACCAATATGTTCAGCTACTTAGGTTATCAAACTTTATTTGTTTCTTGTTCTGTTGTCACTTTTCGTGCAGTGAACCTGATTTATCCAGCTTTTTTAGCAGTTTTTCTTTCTACTTAATTTGGGTTGTAGAACCAGTCATGttaaaagaaaaggagagaaagagatTCACTTACATCTCAGGAAGGATTATCTCTGGAGTGTAATTACttataaaaaagaaaacaagaaaaaaggaCAGTGCTGAAGTAATAGTGGGACACTAGAAAGCAGTAAAGGTGCAATTAGCTAACAATAAGCTGAATGTCAGAATGATTTCAGGGTTGAAGAAAATAAAGTTCTTTGACTTTGTACTAAATGCAAATCCCTTCTAATTTGGCAGTGCAATAGTCAGAAGAGATTATGTTGTCCATAGCAAGTGGTTTGTTCTACGGTTGGTAGAGTTTCTTTTAGACTTTTTGCAATGCTTGATAAACAGATATATCGGGCTAAGTAGTCAATCTTTAATCCATTTGATAGCCCAGTAGCCAGGGGAGGACTCTTAGGGTTCTCCCTGCTGCCAAGTTCAGGGTTCGAATCCTGGGTTTGGCAGTTGTGTCTGGGGAGGTGTGGGAGGTCAAAAAAAATCCATTTGATAAGCCACAGCAACAGATTTTCTTACGGTTTTCTAGATTTTCTTGCATGAATTAAAATACTTCTCTACAGTTATGGACTTGTTCAAGGTACTTTCTGCCACATTGAGGTTATCATTTATGGAAACTTACTCTGAAACCATTCACAAAGTAGAGGAAATTGGAACACATGGATTGCTTTCTGATAGATGCTAACGGTGGATACATGATTCACCTTGTATTTACAAGTAACACGACGGAAATTAGAGTGGCCCAGTTAATTGAATGTCCCAAAATCATGAAGCTTTCTGTACCATTTTCTATGCCTttctttattatgttttataccTAATCCTGATCTTTCTTACTTTGGGTAATTTTGTGCCTTACAGATTGCTAGTGTTTTCGTCCCTACAGTTGTTTCTATGGCATTTGTGACATTATTATGTTGGTGAGTAATAATGTTACTATTTGGGGTGTTACTATGTCAGTTGTTGAAAATGCAGCTAATACCCTAGGAGATGTTGTATGTTTGAAGcactaatttcttttgtttgattgtaGGTACTTTGCTGGGGTTCTTGGCGCCTACCCTGAAGCATGGTTACCAGAAAATGGAAGTCACTTTGTTTTTGCGCTCATGTTTGCCATATCAGTTGTTGTAATAGCATGTCCATGCGCACTTGGCTTGGCGACTCCAACTGCTGTTATGGTTTCAACGGGTGTTGGAGCTTCTAACGGAGTGCTAATAAAAGGAGGTGATGCACTGGAGAGGGCACAGAAGATTAAGTATGTGATTTTTGATAAGACAGGCACCTTAACCCAAGGAAAAGCCACAGTTACTGATGCAAAAGTTTTCACGGGAATGGATCGTGGCCAATTTCTCACTTTGGTAGCTTCTGCAGAGGTAGCTATGTCTCTAGTGGCTATTTATCTGCTTATTTTTTGTGTTATGTCTTAATACTCTGAATGCTGGATAGCTTAAAAAAGTGAATTAGGTAAGTATTAGGGTAAGCAAAAAAAATTGCTCAGCTTGGATAACTTAATTTTATCACCAGAAGAATTTCCAGCTGTCTACTACCTCCTCTACCTTGCCTTCAGAGCATTGGATATTTTCCTGTGTGTTATTTCTGTGTGTGGGGTCTTGTGTCTGTATGTGTATGTGTGAAAGAGACAGAGATGGATggatagatagatagatatcAGAAAGGGGCTGTAGAATGGCTGTTTGTCATATTTTTGCTTCTGGACACAAATACATATTTTTTCTGTATGGTCATTGAGAATAGAGTGCAAAATTGCTAGCTGTTGCTGAACAGTGTCTCTGAAAGGGACTTCTTTGTGTTTTACTTTTGGCCTAGGCTAACAGCGAACACCCATTGGGCAAAGCAATTTTGGAGTATGCACGCCATTTCCATTTCTTTGATCAATCTTCTGGTGCTACAAAGGATGGCAAAAACTACAGCATCGAGACAAAGTACCCTGGCTGGCTTCTTGATGTTTCAGATTTTTCTGCAGTGCCTGGAAAAGGTGTAAAGTGCTTTACAGATGGAAAACAGGTTCTGGTGAGTTTCTTATTTCATTGATGAGGATTTTGTGTATCTAAAGAAAGAGATGTTAGGAAGTTGGTCAAGaggaaatgaaatttaatttttgtgaCTTTTATCTGCTCACTGAAGATTTTGCTTAATCTGAATAGGTTGGTAACCGGAAGCTGTTGACTGAGAGTGGGGTTGTTATACCTAATCATGCAGAaaattttgttgtggagttggAAGAAAGTGCAAAAACTGGCATCCTTGTTGCATATAATAATGTTCTTATTGGTGTCATTGGTATAGCGGATCCGTTAAAGAGGGAAGCTACTGTAGTCATTGAGGGCCTAAAGAAAATGGGCGTCTGTCCTGTTATGGTTACTGGTGATAATTGGAGAACTGCTCGAGCTGTTGCCAAGGAGGTTTGTCTTTTATTTAATCTCTCTAATGTACTTACACAGGTTGATGGGGGGACATTTGTAGCGATTACAAGGCAATAATAGTCCCCATTAGCAGTTATGCGGTTCTTGATtttctgctttttcttttttcttaaagGCCTGTAATCCTCGTCTTCTGAAGTTTAAAAACTCTGCTTTTTTCCTCCAAATGGGGACTATTATTGTCTTATCAGTTCATGGCATAAAAAATCTTGACTAAAGTTGCATTACTATGCTGGCATCAACTTGAGAGTGTATTACATGTAGACCATTTATTgaagctttttttttccttggggAAATTGGCATTTTTTTGCAGCAAATATTGgagaaaatatatataaaaacaTCCCATGAATGAATTATTGGTCGATGGGATCCAATCTTGTCAACCCTCTTGCTCACTACTCAAATCACTCTTTTATGTATCAACAGTAAGGTGGAATGCTTCTTGTGTTGCATTGCAGGTTGGTATCCAGGATGTAAGGGCAGAGGTGATGCCCGCAGGTAAAGCTGATGTTATCCATTCATTCCAGAAAGGTGGAAGTGTAGTAGCAATGGTTGGTGATGGAATAAATGATTCGCCTGCATTAGCAGCCGCTGATGTTGGCATGGCCATTGGAGCAGGAACTGATATTGCAATAGAGGCTGCTGACTTCGTGTTGATGAGGAATAATTTAGAAGATGTCATCACAGCTATTGATCTCTCTAGAAAGACATTCTCACGCATTCGTTTGAATTATGTCTTCGCCATGGCTTACAATGTGGTTGCTATACCTGTTGCTGCTGGGGTTTTCTTTCCTTGGTTAAGAATCACGTTGCCACCCTGGTTAGCCGGTGCATGCATGGCTCTTTCATCAGTAAGTGTTGTATGTTCTTCTTTACTACTCAGGAGGTACAGAACGCCAAGACTTACTACCATACTGGAGATAACCATTGAGTAGAGATCAGACCATTGTTATCAAAGTGGAGATTGTTTCTACATTGGTTAAAAATGAAATTGCCGGCCCTGATTAGCTGGTGCATGAAAGGATCTTTGGTCGGTTAAAAAGTGTTGTATGTCCTTTGCTGCTGAGTTACAGAAGCCTGAGACTCGCAACCATACCGGAAATAGCCATTCCATGGATTGTTCCAATGGAGGCAAAATGAAGATAGAATTAGGTGCTAACTGCATAAGTTTCTAAAGTGAGTTCCCGATTGACTCGCGGAGGGTACGCTGCTCAGTTTTGTACATTccttcaccttttttttttttttttgtttctcctCCTTTCACACAGTGTATTTTTGCTACACTGTAAATGTCGAGTGCTGTATCATGGCCTAaggctcttttcttttttgtaaaaCTGTGCATTAGTGCAAGAAATTTGAATCGAGTGTCTGTGTCTGTATCTGTATTCTGTTTATATGAGCATGTTAACGTATCTGTATCGGAGGAAGTGGCCCTGGATTTTGGCATCATGTACTTTACTTAGTTATTTGTGGTATGAATTTTACGTCCAAAATTGCTTGATCAACTTTAAATCAACTGAGAAAGACATATACAGATTAATCACATATTGGCTTTGTTTGAATTAGCTGTTTTTGCgggtattttttaaaaatattgctataattgtgtatatgaaaaatttttattgtatatattttttggattgtttttagaggtatttttaaaatatattttgagactttttataatttataaattttttttggattttttttaaaattttacatcACCCATCACCCATCGGCCATCACAACCCCCTCCCTCCTCCTTCcccctctctcctttctctttCCTCCCCCTCCtactcctcctccctctttccTCTCCCTTCACCCCACTCCCTTTCTTTCCCTGAACCCCAAATCCTTTGCCCACTCGTGGGTGGTGGCTGCGACTCTAGTCGCAACCTTCTTGGTCGCTACCAAAAAGGTCACGACCAAAAGCCATGAGTCGCAGCTTTTGGCAGCAATCTTTTGGTCACGATCAAATTTGGTCATGACCAGGAAAGGTTGCGGTCAGTGAAGGGGAGGGGGAATTGGGGAGTGGGAAAAGGGAATGGAGGAAGAGGAAGGTgagagaggaggaagaaaggaggaggaggagagaggGAGGAAAGATGGGGGGAGAGAGAGAAGTGAGGAGGGAGGGTCGTAGGTGtggcggtgg
Encoded proteins:
- the LOC113783128 gene encoding copper-transporting ATPase RAN1 codes for the protein MAPGTRDLQLTAARAASTEDDAGAGEEVRLLEEYLEEEVINSSKIPANLRRIQVRVTGMTCAACSNSVEAALSGLDGVAKASVALLQNKADVVFDPSLVKDEDIKNAVEDAGFEAEIIPEPSTSHAKPNGTLTGQFTIGGMTCAACVNSVEGILRTLPGVKRAVVALATSLGEVEYDPTIVSKDDIVNAIEDAGFEASFVQSYEQDKIILGVLGVSSELDVQQLEEILCNLKGVRQFHFDRILKEVEIVFDPEVLGSRSLVDAIEGESSAKLKLVVKNPYTRMASKDLQESSDMLKLFAASFFLSVPVIFMRLVCPHIPILYSLLLRRCGPFQMGDWLKWALVTIVQFVIGKRFYVAAGRALRNGSTNMDVLVALGTSASYFYSVYALLYGAVTGFWSPTYFETSAMLITFVLLGKYLETVAKGKTSDAIKKLVELAPATATLLLKDKEGKIVGERQIDALLIQPGDVLKVLPGAKVPVDGVVAWGSSHVNESMVTGESASVFKEVNSSVIGGTINLHGLLHIRAMKVGSNTVLSQIISLVETAQMSKAPIQKFADYIASVFVPTVVSMAFVTLLCWYFAGVLGAYPEAWLPENGSHFVFALMFAISVVVIACPCALGLATPTAVMVSTGVGASNGVLIKGGDALERAQKIKYVIFDKTGTLTQGKATVTDAKVFTGMDRGQFLTLVASAEANSEHPLGKAILEYARHFHFFDQSSGATKDGKNYSIETKYPGWLLDVSDFSAVPGKGVKCFTDGKQVLVGNRKLLTESGVVIPNHAENFVVELEESAKTGILVAYNNVLIGVIGIADPLKREATVVIEGLKKMGVCPVMVTGDNWRTARAVAKEVGIQDVRAEVMPAGKADVIHSFQKGGSVVAMVGDGINDSPALAAADVGMAIGAGTDIAIEAADFVLMRNNLEDVITAIDLSRKTFSRIRLNYVFAMAYNVVAIPVAAGVFFPWLRITLPPWLAGACMALSSVSVVCSSLLLRRYRTPRLTTILEITIE